In Clostridium sporogenes, one genomic interval encodes:
- a CDS encoding carbon starvation protein A: MISFFLSLIALIVGYLIYGKIVEKMFGADETKETPAIRLEDGVDFVPMPAWKIFMIQFLNIAGLGPIFGAIAGALWGPAAFLWIVFGSIFAGGVHDYFSGMLSVRHDGASIPEVVGKYLGPGFKQFMRGFSVILLILTGVVFIIGPAGLLNTLTGYNKVIWIYVIFIYYILATMLPVDKIIGKIYPIFGLCLLIMAIGVATGLIVQGYHIPEVTLANLHPNKLPMWPLMFVTIACGAISGFHSTQSPLMARCITNEKQGRQIFYGAMIAEGILALIWAAAAMTFFGSTGELGKQMVAHGGQAWVVNTISNSLLGKIGGALAILGVVACPITSGDTAFRSSRLIVADFLNYEQGPIKNRLAISIPLFVIGFVLTKINFDIVWRYFAWSNQTLAMIVLWTAAAYLHKVNKSHWMATIPAVFMTAVSITYILVAPEGFKLNPSIGYPIGIVVALATLALLLKKTTSKKGNLSMSE; encoded by the coding sequence ATGATATCATTTTTTCTTTCATTAATAGCACTTATTGTTGGTTATTTAATTTATGGTAAAATAGTAGAAAAAATGTTTGGGGCAGACGAAACAAAAGAAACTCCAGCCATTAGATTAGAAGACGGAGTTGACTTTGTTCCAATGCCAGCTTGGAAAATTTTTATGATTCAATTTTTAAATATTGCAGGTTTAGGTCCAATATTTGGAGCTATAGCTGGTGCACTTTGGGGACCCGCCGCATTTTTATGGATTGTTTTTGGTTCTATTTTTGCAGGTGGAGTACATGATTATTTTTCAGGTATGTTATCTGTAAGACATGATGGTGCAAGTATACCGGAGGTAGTTGGTAAATATCTTGGACCTGGTTTCAAACAATTTATGAGAGGTTTTTCAGTAATACTTTTAATTCTTACTGGCGTTGTATTTATAATAGGACCTGCTGGTCTTTTAAATACCTTAACTGGTTATAATAAAGTTATATGGATATATGTAATATTTATTTACTATATTCTTGCAACTATGCTTCCTGTAGATAAAATTATAGGAAAAATATACCCTATATTTGGTTTATGTTTACTTATAATGGCCATAGGCGTTGCTACTGGTTTAATAGTTCAAGGATATCACATACCAGAAGTAACTTTAGCAAACCTACACCCTAACAAACTTCCAATGTGGCCTTTAATGTTTGTAACAATTGCCTGTGGAGCTATATCTGGTTTCCACTCAACGCAATCTCCATTAATGGCTAGATGTATAACAAATGAAAAGCAAGGAAGACAAATATTTTATGGAGCAATGATAGCCGAAGGAATACTCGCTTTAATCTGGGCTGCTGCTGCAATGACTTTCTTTGGAAGCACTGGAGAACTTGGCAAACAAATGGTTGCTCACGGAGGACAAGCTTGGGTAGTAAATACTATTTCCAATTCATTACTTGGGAAAATAGGTGGTGCTTTAGCTATACTTGGGGTTGTTGCCTGTCCAATAACTTCTGGTGATACAGCTTTTAGAAGCTCAAGGCTTATAGTAGCTGACTTCTTAAACTATGAACAAGGACCTATAAAAAATAGATTAGCAATAAGTATACCTCTATTCGTTATAGGTTTTGTATTAACAAAAATAAATTTTGATATTGTTTGGAGATATTTTGCTTGGTCAAACCAAACCTTGGCTATGATAGTTTTATGGACTGCAGCTGCTTATTTACACAAAGTAAATAAATCTCATTGGATGGCGACCATACCAGCTGTATTCATGACTGCAGTTTCTATAACTTATATACTTGTAGCTCCAGAAGGATTTAAACTTAACCCTTCAATTGGATATCCTATAGGTATTGTAGTAGCTTTAGCTACTCTTGCATTGCTCTTGAAAAAAACTACTTCAAAAAAAGGTAATCTAAGTATGTCAGAATAA
- a CDS encoding LytS/YhcK type 5TM receptor domain-containing protein, whose translation MIYIQLLESMSLIGIAAYLYSQTKTFNKFLKNKSDYKYKLIIITFFSVLSMLGTYTGVNIEPYALANARPIGAIVAGYIGGPLVGIMVGIIAGTHRYFLGGFTALSCAISTIIEGIVGGIANVITKDKSLDVSTGITAAIIAEVLQMIIILLIAKPYENALQLERVIALPMIITNSIGVGIFINIINNTQEHYKKIGAIQSQKALNIAKKTSIYLRSGFNQEISDKVCSIIYEAINLESIFIAENDGIFSYNGEELNKEKLKCKIKEYFNFKDYKLIKFEDNNKEKLFYCIPIYTDKDKFKFVIGIQIKSYKSVDKYFSDFAKELSALLATQIELYELDQLAQEVSKAELKMLRNQIHPHFLFNTLNTIASFCRTDPIKARELILNLSNYFRQTLKRQDEKIILKEEIEFLESYLAIEKARFGERLNVDINIPEELLDVKVPVFVLQPIIENSMKHGILIKPQGGEVTITAIDEKDKIKFVIKDTGVGMDENTLNYVVKDWPGIGLSNVNKRLKLLYGEKNFIHIKSKLNEGTKVMFYIPKEVF comes from the coding sequence ATGATATATATACAATTATTGGAAAGTATGTCCCTTATTGGTATAGCAGCCTATTTATATAGTCAAACTAAAACTTTTAATAAATTTCTTAAAAATAAATCTGATTATAAATATAAGTTAATAATTATAACTTTTTTTAGTGTGCTATCTATGTTAGGAACTTATACTGGAGTTAATATAGAGCCTTATGCATTAGCTAATGCAAGACCTATAGGGGCTATAGTAGCTGGATATATAGGTGGACCATTAGTAGGCATTATGGTTGGCATTATAGCAGGGACTCATAGGTATTTTTTAGGTGGCTTCACAGCCCTTTCCTGTGCCATATCTACTATAATAGAAGGTATAGTAGGAGGAATAGCTAATGTAATTACAAAGGATAAAAGTTTAGATGTTTCAACGGGTATTACAGCAGCAATAATAGCAGAAGTATTGCAGATGATAATAATTTTATTAATAGCAAAACCCTATGAAAATGCTCTGCAATTAGAAAGGGTTATAGCATTACCGATGATAATAACAAATTCTATTGGAGTAGGTATATTTATAAATATTATAAATAATACTCAAGAACATTATAAGAAAATTGGTGCCATACAATCTCAAAAGGCGCTTAATATAGCTAAAAAAACTTCTATTTACTTAAGAAGTGGATTTAATCAAGAAATTTCAGATAAAGTATGTTCAATAATATATGAAGCAATAAATTTAGAAAGCATATTTATTGCTGAAAATGATGGTATATTTTCTTATAATGGAGAAGAATTGAACAAGGAAAAATTAAAGTGTAAAATAAAGGAATATTTTAATTTTAAAGATTATAAGTTAATAAAATTTGAAGATAATAATAAAGAAAAATTATTCTATTGTATACCTATATACACAGATAAGGATAAGTTTAAGTTTGTCATAGGAATACAAATTAAGTCCTATAAAAGTGTAGATAAATATTTTAGTGATTTTGCTAAGGAGTTAAGTGCCCTTTTGGCTACCCAAATAGAACTATATGAATTAGACCAATTGGCTCAAGAAGTTTCAAAGGCAGAATTAAAAATGTTAAGAAATCAAATACATCCACATTTTTTATTTAATACACTAAATACCATAGCATCCTTTTGTAGAACTGATCCTATAAAAGCCAGGGAGCTTATATTGAATCTTTCAAATTATTTTAGACAAACTCTAAAAAGACAAGATGAAAAAATTATATTGAAAGAGGAAATAGAGTTTTTAGAATCCTATTTAGCTATAGAAAAGGCAAGATTTGGAGAAAGGCTAAATGTAGATATTAATATACCAGAAGAACTTTTAGATGTTAAAGTTCCAGTATTTGTACTTCAACCTATAATAGAAAATTCTATGAAACATGGTATATTAATAAAGCCACAGGGAGGAGAAGTAACAATTACTGCAATAGATGAAAAAGATAAAATTAAATTTGTAATAAAAGATACAGGAGTAGGTATGGATGAAAATACACTTAATTATGTAGTAAAAGATTGGCCAGGGATAGGACTTTCAAATGTTAATAAAAGATTAAAATTACTATATGGGGAAAAAAATTTCATACACATAAAAAGCAAATTAAATGAAGGAACAAAAGTTATGTTTTATATACCTAAGGAGGTATTTTAG
- a CDS encoding LytR/AlgR family response regulator transcription factor: MKEIRAIIIEDEKPAIEELKYVLSKYNFLNIVDVAMTGNAGYELVKKLQPEVVFMDINIPIESGIIVSKKIKEFNKDINIIFITAYEQYALEAFEIDALDYILKPFDDKRISVTIKRLQEKIEEKYKEEIPVMISDILNKLEKEEKTLKKIPCEYRGKIILIDTKNIHYCYTMEDKTYVKIDSEEYITHNTLKEIEKKTDLFRVHRSYIVNMDNIKELYSWFNGTYKLVMNDKEQSEIPVSRNNVKKVKQILGI, from the coding sequence ATGAAAGAAATTAGAGCTATTATAATAGAGGATGAAAAGCCAGCTATAGAAGAACTTAAGTATGTTTTATCTAAATATAATTTTTTAAATATAGTGGATGTAGCTATGACTGGAAATGCTGGATATGAATTAGTTAAAAAACTACAACCAGAAGTAGTTTTTATGGATATAAATATACCTATAGAAAGTGGTATAATTGTATCTAAAAAAATAAAAGAATTTAACAAAGATATAAATATAATATTTATAACAGCATATGAACAATACGCTCTAGAAGCATTTGAAATAGACGCTTTAGATTATATACTAAAACCCTTTGATGATAAAAGAATAAGCGTAACTATAAAAAGATTGCAGGAAAAAATAGAGGAAAAATATAAGGAAGAAATTCCAGTTATGATAAGCGATATATTAAATAAATTAGAAAAAGAAGAAAAAACACTTAAAAAGATCCCATGTGAATATAGAGGTAAAATAATATTAATAGACACAAAAAATATCCATTATTGTTATACAATGGAGGATAAAACTTATGTAAAAATAGACTCAGAAGAATATATAACCCACAATACATTAAAAGAAATAGAAAAAAAGACAGATTTATTTAGGGTTCATAGAAGCTATATAGTAAATATGGACAATATAAAGGAATTGTACTCTTGGTTTAATGGTACATATAAATTAGTTATGAATGACAAAGAACAATCAGAAATTCCTGTTAGTAGAAATAATGTTAAAAAAGTAAAACAAATATTAGGAATATAA